One region of Amphiprion ocellaris isolate individual 3 ecotype Okinawa chromosome 9, ASM2253959v1, whole genome shotgun sequence genomic DNA includes:
- the cd4-2.2 gene encoding CD4-2 molecule, tandem duplicate 2 isoform X1: MKTVMWFGLVLVAVSTGKVIFTEVGQKATIECGISSYTKQLEWSRENQQIIRIGKRGFPTKGTAEIVQRSRMRPEPNLEIYPVKDTDTGKFTCKADTTVLEHMLLVVSVSVVPSGALQVGSEATLYCQVKDPNLGVTVEWKKPDGTLQKGSSTFDLKPVADSDAGPWNCTLTYGGETFSQTLMIKVSGPTPATTTPYDPQKDIHKPAGRNHTTEHKSGDAELLLLGLDWWVWLAVGVGCLVVILLTVFVIVLCKRNRERKKKFQRMKSTEQPLKPKKYCQCDRQAAAAKPQQGRRREKPSALPLQAC, from the exons ATGAAGACAGTTATGTGGTTTGGGCTTG TGCTGGTTGCAGTCTCTACAGGCAAAGTTATCTTCACCGAAGTGGGACAGAAGGCCACCATTGAGTGTGGTATCAGCAGCTACACCAAGCAGCTTGAGTGGAGTCGTGAAAATCAACAGATTATTAGGATTGGAAAAAGGGGTTTCCCTACCAAAG GCACAGCTGAAATTGTGCAAAGGTCAAGGATGAGGCCGGAACCGAACCTGGAAATCTATCCTGTGAAAGACACAGACACTGGAAAGTTCACATGTAAAGCAGATACAACAGTTCTAGAACATATGCTTCTCGTGGTGTCAG TCTCAGTCGTTCCCTCTGGTGCCCTCCAGGTGGGTAGCGAGGCTACACTCTACTGTCAGGTTAAAGATCCCAACCTCGGGGTTACAGTGGAGTGGAAGAAGCCTGATGGAACTCTACAGAAAGGCTCATCGACATTTGATCTCAAACCTGTTGCTGACTCAGATGCTGGGCCCTGGAACTGTACGTTAACCTATGGAGGGGAGACATTCAGCCAGACTCTAATGATTAAAGTATCAG GACCTACTCCCGCCACCACCACACCATACGATCCCCAAAAGGACATCCATAAGCCTGCTGGCAGAAACC ATACTACTGAGCATAAGTCTGGtgatgctgagctgctgctgctgggcctGGACTGGTGGGTATGGCTGGCCGTTGGAGTCGGCTGCCTGGTTGTGATTCTCCTCACGGTCTTTGTCATCGTCTTGTGCAAGAGGAACAGAGAAAGGAAG aaGAAATTTCAGAGGATGAAGAGTACCGAACAGCCACTGAAACCCAAGAAGTACTGCCAGTGTGACCG CCAAGCAGCTGCAGCCAAACCGCAGCAAGGGCGCCGGCGAGAGAAGCCATCAGCCCTCCCTCTGCAAGCGTGCTAA
- the cd4-2.2 gene encoding CD4-2 molecule, tandem duplicate 2 isoform X2, with product MKTVMWFGLVLVAVSTGKVIFTEVGQKATIECGISSYTKQLEWSRENQQIIRIGKRGFPTKGTAEIVQRSRMRPEPNLEIYPVKDTDTGKFTCKADTTVLEHMLLVVSVSVVPSGALQVGSEATLYCQVKDPNLGVTVEWKKPDGTLQKGSSTFDLKPVADSDAGPWNCTLTYGGETFSQTLMIKVSGPTPATTTPYDPQKDIHKPAGRNHTTEHKSGDAELLLLGLDWWVWLAVGVGCLVVILLTVFVIVLCKRNRERKKFQRMKSTEQPLKPKKYCQCDRQAAAAKPQQGRRREKPSALPLQAC from the exons ATGAAGACAGTTATGTGGTTTGGGCTTG TGCTGGTTGCAGTCTCTACAGGCAAAGTTATCTTCACCGAAGTGGGACAGAAGGCCACCATTGAGTGTGGTATCAGCAGCTACACCAAGCAGCTTGAGTGGAGTCGTGAAAATCAACAGATTATTAGGATTGGAAAAAGGGGTTTCCCTACCAAAG GCACAGCTGAAATTGTGCAAAGGTCAAGGATGAGGCCGGAACCGAACCTGGAAATCTATCCTGTGAAAGACACAGACACTGGAAAGTTCACATGTAAAGCAGATACAACAGTTCTAGAACATATGCTTCTCGTGGTGTCAG TCTCAGTCGTTCCCTCTGGTGCCCTCCAGGTGGGTAGCGAGGCTACACTCTACTGTCAGGTTAAAGATCCCAACCTCGGGGTTACAGTGGAGTGGAAGAAGCCTGATGGAACTCTACAGAAAGGCTCATCGACATTTGATCTCAAACCTGTTGCTGACTCAGATGCTGGGCCCTGGAACTGTACGTTAACCTATGGAGGGGAGACATTCAGCCAGACTCTAATGATTAAAGTATCAG GACCTACTCCCGCCACCACCACACCATACGATCCCCAAAAGGACATCCATAAGCCTGCTGGCAGAAACC ATACTACTGAGCATAAGTCTGGtgatgctgagctgctgctgctgggcctGGACTGGTGGGTATGGCTGGCCGTTGGAGTCGGCTGCCTGGTTGTGATTCTCCTCACGGTCTTTGTCATCGTCTTGTGCAAGAGGAACAGAGAAAGGAAG AAATTTCAGAGGATGAAGAGTACCGAACAGCCACTGAAACCCAAGAAGTACTGCCAGTGTGACCG CCAAGCAGCTGCAGCCAAACCGCAGCAAGGGCGCCGGCGAGAGAAGCCATCAGCCCTCCCTCTGCAAGCGTGCTAA